ACACGCGATACAATTTTCCCTGCTGGTAAATAGTCGAAATAACGAATCGGTAATGTTTGAATATGAGAAAAGACATCTTCACGCATAATTTGAATGATTTTATTAGATGCTTTCTGTAAGAAAAACTGTTTACCATATACAAATAAAGATACAACTAACAATAGTGCAAAATATCCTCCGCCAAGTAAAAGTAATCGTTTCATCTCAGGTTCATAAAACGAATACACTTCTTTGGTTGTTAACATTTTTGCTTTATACACTTGCGCTGCTTTTCCACTTTGAACTGTAATAATATCTCCCTTTACAGAACGTGTTCCCTCTGCAGCAACCTTATTAGGTACAAAATAATAAGTGAAACCAACTTGTATAATACGAACTTCTTTTCCTTTTTGTTCACCTTGTTCAAAGCGGTCGCTTCGCTTATACCAAGCTCCGTTATAAAGTACGGCATCGTCCCCTTGCACTGTTTCATGCCATGGTTTCTCAATACCGACAATATGATCATCAATCATTGTCTTTGCTACAAATGGGCCTGCAAGCTCTGCAATAACGAAAATAAATAACATTGCCAGTGCCACAAAAATGGTTCCCTTTACTTTCATAGCGTATTGAAATAACCGTTTTCCAACACTCATATTTTCACCTCACCCTCTACGTTTTCGCCCTGCTGTCTTTCAAACTGCTCCGCATACCAGTCACCATTCAAAACGAGCCTATCATGTGTTCCCTCTTCGATAATTTCACCATTATCCATAACGAGAATCCAATCAGCATGCTGCACAGCTGACAGGCGGTGCGTTGTTATAATTGTTGTTTTTCCGCTTCTTTCTCTCCGTATATTTTCAATAATCGCTGCTTCTGTTCGAGCATCCACAGCCGATAATGAATCATCTAAAATTAAAATTTCCGGATTTTGAATCACAGCCCGCGCAATCGAAATCCGTTGTTTTTGTCCACCAGATAGAGAAACACCTTTTTCTCCAACAAGCGTCTCTAATCCTTCTGGAAGAAACTCCAGATCTTTTTTAAATGCTGCAATTTCAATTGCTTTTTGAAGCTCCTCCTCATTTGCTTCTCTGTTCCCAAATAAAATATTTTCTCGTGCTGTTTTTGAAAATAGAATATGCTCTTGTGGTACATATCCAATCCAGCCTCGTACGTTTTCGGTTGAAATTTCATCAAGCGTAACATTCGACACCGTAATATCCCCTTCTCCAAGTGGATACTGACGAAGGAGTTGGCGAACAAGAGTCGTTTTACCACTTCCTGTTTTCCCAACAATACCAAGCGTTTCCCCTTGCTTTAATGAAAAAGAAACATTTTTCAAATTAAGCTCAGGTGAAGCAGGATACGAAAAGGAAACTTTATCAAAGTCGATATACTCTGGCTCGTGTACACGCGTCGGCTTTTTCACGTTCTTCACGTCAGGCTCATACGCTAACGTTTCATTGACACGATCTAGCGAAGCATTTCCGCGCTGCATGACATTTATTAATTCACCAATCGCAAACATTGGCCAAATCATCATCCCAAGATAAACGTTAAAAGACACAAGTTCACCAAGAGTAACCTTCGATTGGAACACTAAAAACGCTCCATATACAAGACCAATTAAATAACTAAGACCAACTAGCATCTTAACCGTCGGCTGAAACAGTGCATCAATTCTTGCTACTTTCATATTTTTTTCATATACGTCTGTTCCTAATTGATGAAATCTTTGCTCATCAGCTTTTTCCTGTACATATGCACGGATAACACGCACGCCTGCAATCGATTCAAGTACTTTATCATTCATATCTCCAAAAGCATCTTGAGCAATCGTAAAGCGTTCATGTAACTTTTTCCCATATATATTCATCGCATATGCCATAATCGGCAAGGGAAGAAGTGCCGCAATTGTAAGTTGCCAACTGATTGAAAATCCCATCATAAAAACAATTGTGAGCATATATAAACTAGAATCAACAAGTGTCAAAATCCCAAAACCAGCAGTCATAGCAATCGCCTTTAAATCATTTGTCGCTCTCGCCATTAAATCACCAGTACGATTTTTGTGATAAAAGGTCGGCGTCATTTTCAACAAGTGCCCCATAAATTTTGAACGCATCGTTTTTTCAAGCACGAATGCACCGCCAAATAATTGGTGCTGCCATACGTAGGTGAGTACATACCCACCAACTGCCGCCCCAAATAAAATCCAAACATACTGTATAATCACTTCGTTTGTTAAAGAACCTACTTTTATATGATCAATTGTTAATCCAATTACTTTCGGAGGAATTACCTCTATTACATTTACAATTAGAAGCACTCCAATTGCTATGCTATACCTCTTCCAATGTTCTTTAAAAAACCATGTTAACTTTTGTAATACTGAAAACAATGAAATCTCTCCCTTCTCGATTTTGTTTCAGTCTATTTCTGTTATCCACTATCAAAAGCCCCTGCTTTTACACCGTACCAATTGTACTGTTTCACCATAACTTCTCACCTTCCATATTTTTCCACCCCGCTATTTGCGGGCAGTAAAATCCCCACCTCAAGATTCAGCAAGAAATGAGAACGATAGATAAGGGGATAACTGCCCGTAAATGCCCGATTGGTTCAACTAACCATCCGTGGGAGATAAATCCCCCTTACGGATGGAAGTTTCACTTTATCGAAACCATACAAAGTATGGAAACAACCAAAATAGAGACAAAAAAACGCATACCGCCGCTTGACGATATGCGCAAAAACGCATAAAAGCGTACGTTACGAAATACGCAACGTACGCTTTTTGAAAAAACAAAAAAGCACTATCTTTCCGTACGGGTTGCGTAATGATATGAATGTTTCCCACCATGTAATCCAACTAAGCCAGTCATATTTACCATTACAATCATTACGCGCACCCCCTTCATTTATTTTCCATTTTTAATTTTATAACTTTATCAACTTTTCTGTCAATTGTTTTTTCATTATTTTACAAAATAAACTTTTATCACCAAAAATAAAAGATGTACAATACCACCTCGATACTCGAAAAAATTATCTATCGATATTATTATAGATAATCCTATATTTCACTTACAAATAAGGTAAACCCCTTTAAGAAAGGGCATACAAAATAAAAATCACATAAGAAATCGTTTCCATAAACATTTTGTTTGAAAAATGTTCTCAAACCCCCTACAATCACCATATACTCACTCTTACAAGTTGCTATTTTAGGAGGACAAATCATGACAACTAGCAATACGTACAAATTTTATTTAGACGGTGAATGGAGAGAAAGCTCTTCTGGGCAAACAATTGATATTCCATCACCATACTTACACGAAGTAATTGGTAAAGTACAAGCAATTACTCGTGAAGAGGTTGACGAAGCAATTAAATCAGCACAACAAGCTCAAAAAGAATGGGCTGAAGCTTCTCTTCAAGATCGTGCAAAATATTTATATAAATGGGCTGATGAGCTCGTAAATATGCAAGATGAAATTGCCGATATCGTGATGAAAGAAGTCGGTAAAGGTTATAAAGATGCGAAAAAAGAAGTTGTTCGTACAGCTGATTTAATTCGTTATACTGTAGATGAAGCATTACACATGCATGGCGAAAGCATGATGGGCGATAGCTTCCCTGGTGGATCTAAATCCAAGCTTGCAATCATTCAACGTGCACCACGTGGTGTTGTTTTAGCAATCGCACCATTTAACTACCCTGTAAACTTATCTGCTGCAAAACTTGCACCAGCTCTTATTATGGGGAACGCTGTTATCTTTAAACCAGCAACACAAGGCGCAATTAGCGGTATTAAAATGGTTGAAGCTCTTCATAAAGCAGGTCTTCCAAAAGGACTTGTAAACGTAGCAACAGGACGCGGTTCTGTTATCGGCGACTACTTAGTAGAACATCCTGGCGTAAATATGGTATCGTTCACAGGTGGTACACACACAGGTGCTCACTTAGCGAAAAAAGCTGCTATGATTCCGCTTGTATTAGAACTTGGCGGTAAAGACCCTGGTATCGTACGTGAAGATGCTGACTTACAAGAAGCAGCAAAACATATCGTTAGTGGCGCATTCTCATACTCAGGTCAACGCTGTACTGCAATCAAGCGCGTGCTTGTACATGAAAATGTAGCGGACGAGCTTGTTAGCTTATTAAAAGATCAAGTGGCTGAATTAACTGTTGGTTCTCCAGAACAAGACAGTACAATCGTGCCATTAATCGACGATAAATCTGCTGATTTCGTTCAAGGATTAGTTGACGATGCAGTAGAAAAAGGCGCTACAATCGTAATTGGTAACAAACGCGAGCGCAACTTAATCTACCCAACATTAATTGACAATGTAACAGAAGATATGAAAGTTGCTTGGGAAGAGCCATTCGGCCCAATCCTTCCAATCATCCGTGTTTCTTCTGATGAACAAGCAATTGAAATTGCGAACAAATCAGATTTCGGCTTACAAGCAAGTGTCTTCACAAAAGACATTAATAAAGCATTTGCAATTGCAAACAAAATCGATACTGGTTCCGTTCAAATTAACGGACGTACAGAGCGTGGTCCTGACCACTTCCCATTCATCGGTGTGAAGGGTTCTGGTATGGGAGCACAAGGTATTCGTAAGAGCCTTGAGTCTATGACACGTGAAAAAGTAACTGTATTAAACTTAGTATAATATTTCGTGTTAGAAGCTAATCTACGGTTGTAGACTTAGCTTCTTTTTTTATTCCTAGGCTCTGTTATATGGTAATATTTCAGCACAGAAAAAAGAGCTACAATGAGCCCGCTTTCTCTTCTCTCATTAACCAATCCATCACATTCTCAAGTAAAGTTACAGAATAACTATGTTGTTTTTCTAGACTCAAGTGAGACAAAATATCAAAAATATTTGCTTCATTAGGTTAACACACAGATTAACAGAGCCTATTTCTAAAAAAATCCCTCTTCTTTTAATGACAAATTGTTCACTATAGTCTGATTATTGCTATATCCATTGACGTATAAAAATTCATTTGTTACCCTTGATTATGTTAATTTAATACATAAATCCTCATTCGTATCTCGGTGAGGTAGAGGTTGCAGTCATTAAGAGTATCATTTCAGGAGATGTAGTGGCATCGATGAATGAATGGGAAAGGAATGGTTGCCGAAGTAAGAAATGCCCACTGTGCATTCTTGCTGGGTCTGCTATTTAATAAGTGCAGAACTGTCACAAACAACTTGTTTGTGGAGAGCTATCGAGAGGTATGTCGTGGGTTTCCTATAAGATAGAAAGCACGTAGCGACAATTACACGTGCTTTTTTTGTTTTGTATGAAGCTTACCTTTCTTTCCTTTTTGGAAGACATACATATCTCCTCGCTTGACTTGGTTATACTAACTTTGGAGGTATTTTTTATGCAACAAAAAAAATGGGGTTTTTGGGTACTGACAGCATTTGTTGTCGGCAATATGGTTGGCGCTGGTATTTTCATGGTGCCTAGTACATTAGCACAAACAGCAAGCCCACTCGGTGTTACATTAGCTTGGTTAACAACAGGGTTTGGTGTTTTAATGCTAGCTCTTGTTTTCGGTAATTTGGCAATTCGTCGTCCTGACTTAACAACAGGACCACAAAGTCATGCATATGCTTTATTCTCATCACCAAAAAAGAAAAAAATGGCTGGTTTCAGCATAGTTTGGGGCTACTGGGTCGCAAACTGGGCAAGTAATGTTGCTATTATTACATCTTTTGCAGGTTATTTATCACTCTTCTTCCCGATTATGAAAGATACACGTATCTTATTTTCAATCGGCTCTTTCGATGTGGAAGTTGGAAAACTGATTACATTTTGCATCTGTTCATGCTTACTATGGGGAACACATATGATTTTAACAAACGGTGTAAACGGAGCCGGGAAATTAAACTTCCTAGCAACAACAACAAAGGTAACTGGATTCCTTCTATTTATCGTTGTTACTTTGTTTGCATTTCAAGCTTCTAAATTTGGACAATGGTACACACCAGTGATTGATAAAGAAGGCGTGTCACATGGACTACTTTCACAAGTGAATTTAGCCGCTCTTACAACACTTTGGGCATTTATCGGTATTGAATCAGCTGTTCTTTTATCAAACCGTGCGAAATCGCCAAAAACAGTAAAGCATGCAACTGTAGCTGGCTTATTACTAACAGTTGCCATTTATTTAGGAATTACCATTTTAACAATGGGTGTTCTGCACATTGATAAACTTCAAACTTCTGAACGTCCATTAGCCGATGCATTAAATGCTGCAATGGGCCACGGCGGTGGGAAATTGATGGCACTACTTGCTCTTACTTCCCTATTCGGCTCTATCTTAGGCTGGATTTTATTAAGCTCAGAAGTACCTTATCAAGCGGCGAAAGAAGGATTCTTCCCTTCCTTCTTTGCAAAAACAAACAAAAAAGGAAGTCCAATTTATTCACTAAGACTGACAAATATTATGTCGCAAGTCTTCCTTTTCTCAACGTTATCAGGGACCATTGCTGAGGCCTATACATTCGTTATTACTGTCTCAACCTTAGCTTACTTAATCCCTTATCTCGTTTCACCAATCTTCCAATTAAAACTCGTTGCAACTGGTGAAACGTATAAAAACGAACCCGGTTCAAGGATTATGGATGGTATTATCGCAGTCATTGCACTTTGCTATGCACTGTGGGTCATTAAAACTGGCTCCTCAGATATAAAAACATTCCTTCTTGGAATCGGCTTATTTGTAATTGGCTTTGCATTTTATCCATTAATGAATCGCGATAAGAAAAAAAATGAAGAAAATAAAAACGAGCAAATTGCTTAAAGACTATTGCTCGTTTTTATTTTTGTATAAGAAAGAAACCTATATAATAGAAGACAGAGGTGAAAAAACATGTCAATCGAAACACTATGGAGCACTCGTTTCCAAAAGCATATTCAAAACGTCATCATGTACTTTGCACGCATGATTAGCGGTCTACTATACAGTTTCATCTTCGTCTCATGCGTTGGTGCGTATTATTACGCCAAGTTTCTTAAAACATCTCCTTCTAAAGGCATTTCATTAATCATCATTATATCTCTGCTTACCATCATGATAACGAGATGCCCGATTCGTACTTTTATCCAGAAGCCTGACGCTGTCTATTTACTGGCACTCGAAGAGAAATTAACATCTTATTTCAAACAGTCTCTTCTATACAATTATGTCATTCAACTTTTTCCATTGCTATTTACGTTTCTAATCATTACACCGCTAGCAATGCAAACATTACAGACAACCGTTCCATTCTTATGTACGATCTTTTTCATTTTAATGTTAATAAAAGGTTGGAACCTATATATCAATTGGATATGGCGTGATCAATATAACAGCCAAATCTGGTTTATTATTCGCTTCACTTGTAATGCACTTATTCTTTATATGCTCTTTCAGTCCGTATCAGTTGTTCTATTAGGTGCAATGCTATTACTTCTTGTCTTCCTACTTGTTTATACAACAAAACAACCAACAAAACAAATTGGATGGGAATATATAATTGAGCAAGAAGAAAAAATGGACATGCACTTTTACCAATTTGCAAACTTTTTCACAGAAGTTCCACAGCTAAAAAAACAAGTAAAACAAAGAAAATGGCTAACAAGTTGGCTAGAACCTATATTACATAAAAAACAATCTACTTTTTTATATTTGAACACTTTATCATTCTTACGTGCGAATGATTATTTTGGTATATATATTCGTTTAACTATTATCGGTTCTTTTATTTTATATTTCGTACCGAATGTATTTGCAAAAGGCGCTATTACTTGTTGTCTCTTATATATGACCTCTATGCAGCTTCGTACTTTATGGAAATATTTTTCGGGAAATAATATTGTAGCATTATATCCTATCTCACACGACACACGAATAAATCAATTTCTCATTCTTGTATTTTCATTAGCAATCGTTCAGCTAGCGTTATTTTCCATTATTTTATTTGCTGCACTACAGGATTTTTTGCCTGTTCTTTCAACTGTTATAGTCAGCATATTTTTCATCAAATTTATTATCTTACCAAAAACAAAAAAACGAATTTCTTCTTCGGGAATTTAAATGAATGATTGTGTATTCTAAAAGAAAAAACAGAAAGTTTAGCTAAAGAAGCTACACTTTCTGTTTTTATATTCTCAACAATCAAATAGATTAGGGAAAATAAAATGAGTAAATTAAAGAATTCATCTGTATCCTCTTTTCTATTTTTTCTTCTTATCTATATCTTTTTGTAAGTGTACAAAATGGCATATTACCTTAGGATCATTCAAGAAAGCATATTTTCCCTTTCTCTCTTTTTCTACCACTTGCATTTTTCGTTCCACATCATTCATAACTATTGTTATTCAAAATAAGAAGCTACTAGTAAAAAAAGAGAGCAGATTATCTGCTCTCTTATGATGCCTCATTATGTTCAGAGGAGTGCTTAACACTTCCCATTCTCTTCAATTTATTCCATCCTACCGCAACCCCACGAATAGATGAAAATACAGATTTAATTACAACATAAGTCATAAATTGACGATAAATAAAGCGTTGTAAAATTAACCATGCTAATGGTTTAGGATTCTCTTTCTCTAATTTAAATGCAAAAAGAGAAGCGAGAAGATCCATTAGAAAGAATACAAGATAAAATCCCAAAACTTTTAGCGGATTGCTACCAAATAGCCCTATAATCATTAATATATCTGCTAAAGGAGCAATGAACTGCAGGACATATTGGAACAACCACATATTAGGTAATGCAACAAACCCTAATGTTTTATGCTTTGGATTAAACAATGCCTTTCGATGCTTCCAAAGACATTGGAGTGTACCATACGACCAACGATATCGCTGTTTAATGAGACTTTTCACATCTTCAGGCGACTCCGTATAAGCATATGCTTTTTCTTCATATACAATTCGATGCCCTTGACGTAAAAATGTTATAGTAAGATCCGTATCTTCTGCAAGTGTATCTTCGCTTAAATATCCAGATTCAACTACATTCTTTTTACGCCATGCTCCAATAGCTCCAGGAACTACCGTGATACAATTCAACTCATCAAAAGCTCTGCGTTCTAAATTAAATCCTGTAATGTATTCAACATGTTGCCAAGTAGTTAACAAATTCCGTCTATTTCCCACTTTGACATTGCCTGAAACTGCTGCTACATTATGATCTTCAAAGTGTCTAATCATTAGAGAAATAGCGTCTTGCGCAATAATAGTATCCGCATCTAAAGTGACAATAATTTCTCCTCGTGATTTTTGAAATCCTAAATTCATTGCGGATGATTTCCCACCATTTTCTTTCTGAATTAAACAAACTTTAGGATGTTTATGGAATGCTTCTTGAATTACTTTTGACGTACCATCTTTCGATCCGTCATCAACAACAATAACTTCAAACTCTCTATAATCACTATCCAAAATTGAGCGAATCGTCTTGGTTATAACCTTCTCTTCATTATATGCTGCTATCACAACACTAACGAAAGGTTGATAAGACGAATTAGTAAATAAACGAGATCTTGTTTTCCTTTTTTGCTTGAATGCAAAATAAATTAAAAATAGGAATCGGAAAATACCTAATCCAATAGCAATATAAAAAATAGTTGTTAATATATGTTTAGAATATCCCGCTCCTGAAAAAACAGCTTTATTGTAAAGTAAATATTGCTCACCCTCAGAAGAAACGGGTGGCATAACTTCATCTCGTTCTTTATCCATTAAATCTGAAATTGTTACAAAACTATATCCATGCTTTTTAAGGTCTTTAATAATAATTGGCAGCGCCTCTACCGTATGAGTACGATTTCCTCCTGCATCATGGAGAAGAATAACATTTCCCTCCCCCTTATAAATAGGATTTAGAGCACGCTTTACCAATTCATTTGTTGATGGCGTCGCCCAGTCCTCAGGATCAACTTTTTCTGCCACCATTGTATAGTTCATATTTTGTGCACGCAAAATAGGTACTATTTCATTTGGTGAATCCAGCTCAGCATCCGCTTCATATGGTGGCCTAAATAAAACCGTAGAGTGTCCAGTTATTTCCTGAATCAGGCGCTGAGTTGTATTCAGTTCTACTTTTGTTCGTAGTAAAGACGTATCAGCTACGTTCGGATGCTTGAAGGTATGATTGCCAATTTCATGGCCTTCATCGTATATTCTTTTAACAAGATTAGGATTTATTTGGGCGTTTTCACCAAGTACAAAAAAGGCTGCTTTTACTTTATGCTCTTTTAATATATCTAGAATTTCCGGTGTGTATTTAGGATCTGGTCCATCATCAAATGTTAGTACTACTTGTTTTCCTTTTGGTTTTCCATAGCGTTTCACTTGATATGCAGATGGTAGTGATTGATATACTTCATCTGTAAGATAACCTTCTTTGCCTACTTTAAAATCTCTCAATCCATTTTGTCTTTCATTCTCAATCTGTAAAATTTCGCCTTGCCCAGAATAATTTACTTCATCTAAACTAGC
This sequence is a window from Bacillus pseudomycoides DSM 12442. Protein-coding genes within it:
- a CDS encoding glycosyltransferase, whose product is MEKKIQQKTDNSKPVFYDPKGRRKIAFSWFLCISIVSVSIVFYFFFRSIFSTPEIPNMNPSVKQDTKLVPINQKLSDQQLKKEEFKSPNTEIKNNENSEKLTGNGEQPKEVYGFYVNWDENSTASLKENIDSLTMLVPEWYHLKADLTISSEIKPDIVKLAKKNHVKIMPLLTNYTQEASGPDSKLIHKLLNDSDDVQTKFINDLVKRIEENQFAGINIDFESIPEGDRDKLTNFMKELTTVFHKHHLLVTQDVPANDKAFDYGALAKVIDRMIVMMYDEHYGAGTPGPIASNKWFEHTLNDLNIPSEKLIVAFGNYGYDWEVNSKKPAKSLTFSEVMTMAHDSNIKIQWDKISGNPYFRYKKGAKEHTAWFLDGVTFYNQAKIAMNNNAKGFALWRLGAEDPTVWKALKDPIEVQNNPDALHKIASLDEVNYSGQGEILQIENERQNGLRDFKVGKEGYLTDEVYQSLPSAYQVKRYGKPKGKQVVLTFDDGPDPKYTPEILDILKEHKVKAAFFVLGENAQINPNLVKRIYDEGHEIGNHTFKHPNVADTSLLRTKVELNTTQRLIQEITGHSTVLFRPPYEADAELDSPNEIVPILRAQNMNYTMVAEKVDPEDWATPSTNELVKRALNPIYKGEGNVILLHDAGGNRTHTVEALPIIIKDLKKHGYSFVTISDLMDKERDEVMPPVSSEGEQYLLYNKAVFSGAGYSKHILTTIFYIAIGLGIFRFLFLIYFAFKQKRKTRSRLFTNSSYQPFVSVVIAAYNEEKVITKTIRSILDSDYREFEVIVVDDGSKDGTSKVIQEAFHKHPKVCLIQKENGGKSSAMNLGFQKSRGEIIVTLDADTIIAQDAISLMIRHFEDHNVAAVSGNVKVGNRRNLLTTWQHVEYITGFNLERRAFDELNCITVVPGAIGAWRKKNVVESGYLSEDTLAEDTDLTITFLRQGHRIVYEEKAYAYTESPEDVKSLIKQRYRWSYGTLQCLWKHRKALFNPKHKTLGFVALPNMWLFQYVLQFIAPLADILMIIGLFGSNPLKVLGFYLVFFLMDLLASLFAFKLEKENPKPLAWLILQRFIYRQFMTYVVIKSVFSSIRGVAVGWNKLKRMGSVKHSSEHNEAS
- a CDS encoding NADP-dependent glyceraldehyde-3-phosphate dehydrogenase, with amino-acid sequence MTTSNTYKFYLDGEWRESSSGQTIDIPSPYLHEVIGKVQAITREEVDEAIKSAQQAQKEWAEASLQDRAKYLYKWADELVNMQDEIADIVMKEVGKGYKDAKKEVVRTADLIRYTVDEALHMHGESMMGDSFPGGSKSKLAIIQRAPRGVVLAIAPFNYPVNLSAAKLAPALIMGNAVIFKPATQGAISGIKMVEALHKAGLPKGLVNVATGRGSVIGDYLVEHPGVNMVSFTGGTHTGAHLAKKAAMIPLVLELGGKDPGIVREDADLQEAAKHIVSGAFSYSGQRCTAIKRVLVHENVADELVSLLKDQVAELTVGSPEQDSTIVPLIDDKSADFVQGLVDDAVEKGATIVIGNKRERNLIYPTLIDNVTEDMKVAWEEPFGPILPIIRVSSDEQAIEIANKSDFGLQASVFTKDINKAFAIANKIDTGSVQINGRTERGPDHFPFIGVKGSGMGAQGIRKSLESMTREKVTVLNLV
- a CDS encoding amino acid permease: MQQKKWGFWVLTAFVVGNMVGAGIFMVPSTLAQTASPLGVTLAWLTTGFGVLMLALVFGNLAIRRPDLTTGPQSHAYALFSSPKKKKMAGFSIVWGYWVANWASNVAIITSFAGYLSLFFPIMKDTRILFSIGSFDVEVGKLITFCICSCLLWGTHMILTNGVNGAGKLNFLATTTKVTGFLLFIVVTLFAFQASKFGQWYTPVIDKEGVSHGLLSQVNLAALTTLWAFIGIESAVLLSNRAKSPKTVKHATVAGLLLTVAIYLGITILTMGVLHIDKLQTSERPLADALNAAMGHGGGKLMALLALTSLFGSILGWILLSSEVPYQAAKEGFFPSFFAKTNKKGSPIYSLRLTNIMSQVFLFSTLSGTIAEAYTFVITVSTLAYLIPYLVSPIFQLKLVATGETYKNEPGSRIMDGIIAVIALCYALWVIKTGSSDIKTFLLGIGLFVIGFAFYPLMNRDKKKNEENKNEQIA
- a CDS encoding ABC transporter permease, which encodes MSIETLWSTRFQKHIQNVIMYFARMISGLLYSFIFVSCVGAYYYAKFLKTSPSKGISLIIIISLLTIMITRCPIRTFIQKPDAVYLLALEEKLTSYFKQSLLYNYVIQLFPLLFTFLIITPLAMQTLQTTVPFLCTIFFILMLIKGWNLYINWIWRDQYNSQIWFIIRFTCNALILYMLFQSVSVVLLGAMLLLLVFLLVYTTKQPTKQIGWEYIIEQEEKMDMHFYQFANFFTEVPQLKKQVKQRKWLTSWLEPILHKKQSTFLYLNTLSFLRANDYFGIYIRLTIIGSFILYFVPNVFAKGAITCCLLYMTSMQLRTLWKYFSGNNIVALYPISHDTRINQFLILVFSLAIVQLALFSIILFAALQDFLPVLSTVIVSIFFIKFIILPKTKKRISSSGI
- a CDS encoding ABC transporter ATP-binding protein yields the protein MFSVLQKLTWFFKEHWKRYSIAIGVLLIVNVIEVIPPKVIGLTIDHIKVGSLTNEVIIQYVWILFGAAVGGYVLTYVWQHQLFGGAFVLEKTMRSKFMGHLLKMTPTFYHKNRTGDLMARATNDLKAIAMTAGFGILTLVDSSLYMLTIVFMMGFSISWQLTIAALLPLPIMAYAMNIYGKKLHERFTIAQDAFGDMNDKVLESIAGVRVIRAYVQEKADEQRFHQLGTDVYEKNMKVARIDALFQPTVKMLVGLSYLIGLVYGAFLVFQSKVTLGELVSFNVYLGMMIWPMFAIGELINVMQRGNASLDRVNETLAYEPDVKNVKKPTRVHEPEYIDFDKVSFSYPASPELNLKNVSFSLKQGETLGIVGKTGSGKTTLVRQLLRQYPLGEGDITVSNVTLDEISTENVRGWIGYVPQEHILFSKTARENILFGNREANEEELQKAIEIAAFKKDLEFLPEGLETLVGEKGVSLSGGQKQRISIARAVIQNPEILILDDSLSAVDARTEAAIIENIRRERSGKTTIITTHRLSAVQHADWILVMDNGEIIEEGTHDRLVLNGDWYAEQFERQQGENVEGEVKI